The following coding sequences lie in one Pseudoxanthomonas sp. SE1 genomic window:
- a CDS encoding arylesterase — protein sequence MQWAMGLALLLLVALFARPAAAQSAQAAPAKSMRTVLVMGDSLSAAYGLAPSQGWVSLTADRIGKTKPGWRVVNASISGETTAGGAARIAAELQRHKPAVVVIALGANDGLRGLPLAQTRANLEKMIKAAQTSKAKVLLVGMRMPPNYGPDYTRGFEQNFSALSKQYRTALLPFLLQPIALDRNAYQADNLHPVASAQPKLRDHVWTALEPLLR from the coding sequence ATGCAATGGGCCATGGGCTTGGCGCTGCTGCTGCTCGTCGCATTATTTGCACGTCCCGCCGCAGCGCAGAGTGCGCAGGCCGCGCCCGCGAAGAGCATGCGCACCGTGCTGGTGATGGGCGACTCGCTCTCGGCGGCATACGGCCTGGCGCCGTCGCAGGGATGGGTGTCGCTGACCGCAGACCGGATCGGCAAGACGAAGCCGGGCTGGCGTGTCGTCAACGCCAGCATCAGTGGCGAGACCACTGCGGGCGGGGCGGCGCGCATCGCGGCGGAACTGCAACGCCACAAGCCCGCCGTCGTGGTCATCGCGCTGGGCGCGAACGACGGGTTGCGGGGTCTGCCACTGGCGCAGACGCGCGCCAATCTGGAAAAGATGATCAAGGCCGCGCAGACGAGCAAGGCGAAGGTGCTGCTGGTCGGCATGCGCATGCCGCCGAATTACGGCCCGGACTACACACGCGGCTTCGAACAGAACTTCAGCGCGCTGTCCAAGCAGTACCGCACCGCGCTGCTGCCATTCCTGCTGCAGCCCATCGCACTGGACCGCAATGCCTACCAGGCCGACAACCTGCACCCCGTCGCCAGCGCCCAGCCGAAACTGCGCGACCACGTCTGGACCGCGCTGGAGCCGCTGCTGCGCTGA
- a CDS encoding DUF1579 domain-containing protein codes for MGKHAFEESLAQGRHRQLAQMAGEWEGRFRLWFTPDELACEAPQRGRIRSVLGGRFLMHEYESRFNDEPIEGIVLYGYHLDDAHWESAWVESFGTGTNIMFSTGAGSEPNPNVLVSYGDGQGGPRWGWRTTLEQPDPDTLLITMFNITPQGEEMRAVETHYTRVG; via the coding sequence ATGGGCAAGCACGCGTTCGAAGAGTCGCTGGCGCAAGGCCGGCACCGGCAACTGGCGCAGATGGCCGGTGAGTGGGAAGGCCGCTTCCGCCTGTGGTTCACGCCGGACGAACTGGCCTGCGAGGCTCCGCAGCGCGGGCGCATCCGCAGCGTACTGGGCGGACGCTTTCTGATGCACGAGTACGAGAGCCGCTTCAACGATGAGCCCATCGAAGGCATCGTGCTGTACGGCTACCACCTGGACGATGCCCACTGGGAGTCCGCCTGGGTGGAGAGTTTCGGGACGGGCACCAACATCATGTTCTCGACCGGCGCCGGCAGCGAGCCCAACCCCAACGTCCTCGTCAGCTACGGCGACGGCCAAGGCGGTCCACGCTGGGGCTGGCGCACGACGCTGGAGCAACCCGACCCCGACACGCTGCTTATCACCATGTTCAACATCACCCCGCAGGGCGAGGAAATGCGGGCGGTCGAAACGCATTACACCCGCGTCGGATAG
- a CDS encoding DsbA family oxidoreductase, protein MSTPVKIDFVSDVACPWCAVGLAALERAMANIGGDLQVDLHFQPFELNPDMVPEGESIAEHLGRKYGLGAEQLAQNGEALRQRGEALGFRFDLQKRDRIYNTFDAHRLLHWAGELGAPQQLALKHALLDAYHGEGRNVSDRDTLAAIAGSAGLDGAAARHILDTDAFAAQVREREHFYQRQGIRAVPSVIFNDRHLVQGGQPVEVFEQALRQLSGIAA, encoded by the coding sequence ATGTCCACGCCCGTGAAGATCGATTTCGTGTCCGACGTGGCCTGCCCCTGGTGCGCGGTTGGCCTGGCCGCGCTGGAGCGCGCCATGGCGAACATCGGCGGCGACCTGCAGGTGGACCTGCATTTCCAGCCGTTCGAACTGAATCCCGACATGGTGCCGGAAGGCGAATCCATCGCCGAGCACCTCGGCCGCAAGTACGGCCTCGGCGCGGAGCAGCTGGCGCAGAACGGCGAGGCGCTGCGCCAGCGCGGAGAGGCCCTGGGCTTCCGTTTCGACCTGCAGAAGCGCGACCGCATCTACAACACCTTCGACGCGCATCGCCTGCTGCACTGGGCGGGCGAACTCGGCGCCCCGCAGCAGCTTGCCCTCAAGCATGCGCTACTGGATGCGTATCACGGTGAAGGAAGAAACGTGTCCGACCGCGACACGCTGGCCGCCATCGCGGGATCCGCCGGACTGGATGGCGCGGCGGCGCGGCATATCCTCGACACGGATGCCTTCGCTGCACAGGTCCGCGAACGCGAACACTTCTATCAGCGGCAGGGCATCCGCGCGGTGCCGTCGGTGATCTTCAACGACCGCCACCTGGTGCAGGGCGGGCAACCGGTGGAGGTGTTCGAACAGGCGCTGCGCCAGCTGTCGGGCATCGCGGCCTGA
- a CDS encoding amidohydrolase family protein: protein MRLRALAAVLSIACAPALAGTTYIKAGRLLDVESGRMLTDQAIVIEDTRITAIGPAASTPVPAGATVHDLSTKTVLPGLMDAHVHLHGDADLQGYRRLAISLPAAAIKGAKNARTTLLAGFTTVRVPGSPGYADVALRDAIANGEVEGPRILAGGVAIGITGGHCSDNNLLPAEYKAVGEGVADGPWAVRQKVRQDVKFGADFIKTCSTGGVLSKGTEVGAPQYSLEELKALVDEAHALGRKVASHAHGATGIRNALLAGVDSIEHASFIDDEGIALAKKNGTVLVMDIYNTEYILGEGEKAGFLPESLEKERRVGATQRENFRKAHQAGAIMGFGTDGGVYPHGLNARQFSRMVQFGMTPLQAIRSATVVNARLFGIDKDAGVLKPGYYADLIAVDGDPLQEVSVLEDIGFVMKQGRVYKNTASE, encoded by the coding sequence ATGCGCCTGCGTGCCCTTGCCGCCGTCCTGTCCATCGCCTGCGCACCCGCCTTGGCCGGCACCACCTACATCAAGGCCGGCCGCCTGCTCGATGTCGAATCCGGCCGCATGCTGACCGACCAGGCCATCGTCATCGAGGACACGCGCATCACCGCCATCGGCCCGGCCGCGAGCACGCCGGTGCCGGCCGGTGCGACGGTCCATGACCTGTCGACGAAAACCGTGCTGCCCGGCCTGATGGATGCGCATGTGCACCTGCACGGCGATGCCGACCTGCAGGGCTATCGCCGGCTGGCCATCTCGCTGCCCGCCGCTGCGATCAAGGGCGCCAAGAACGCGCGCACCACGCTGCTCGCCGGCTTCACCACCGTGCGCGTGCCCGGCTCGCCCGGCTACGCCGACGTGGCGCTGCGCGATGCGATCGCCAATGGTGAAGTGGAGGGCCCGCGCATCCTCGCTGGCGGCGTCGCGATCGGCATCACAGGCGGTCATTGCAGCGACAACAACCTGCTGCCGGCCGAATACAAGGCAGTGGGCGAGGGCGTCGCCGACGGACCGTGGGCCGTGCGGCAGAAGGTGCGGCAGGACGTGAAGTTCGGTGCCGATTTCATCAAGACCTGCTCCACCGGCGGCGTGCTGTCCAAGGGCACCGAAGTCGGTGCGCCGCAGTATTCGCTGGAAGAGCTGAAAGCACTCGTGGATGAAGCGCATGCGCTGGGCCGCAAGGTGGCTTCGCACGCGCACGGCGCCACCGGCATCCGCAACGCGCTGCTGGCCGGCGTGGATTCCATCGAGCACGCCAGCTTCATCGACGACGAGGGCATCGCACTGGCGAAGAAGAACGGCACCGTGCTGGTGATGGACATCTACAACACCGAGTACATCCTGGGCGAAGGCGAGAAGGCCGGCTTCCTCCCCGAATCGCTGGAGAAGGAACGCCGCGTGGGCGCCACCCAGCGCGAGAATTTCCGCAAGGCGCATCAGGCCGGGGCCATCATGGGTTTCGGTACCGACGGTGGCGTCTACCCGCATGGACTCAATGCGCGCCAGTTCTCGCGCATGGTGCAGTTCGGCATGACCCCGCTGCAGGCGATCCGCTCGGCCACGGTGGTCAATGCACGGCTGTTCGGTATCGACAAGGACGCCGGGGTGCTGAAGCCGGGCTACTACGCCGACCTGATCGCCGTGGATGGCGATCCGCTGCAGGAGGTGTCCGTGCTGGAGGACATCGGCTTCGTGATGAAGCAGGGTCGCGTGTACAAGAACACCGCGAGCGAGTGA
- a CDS encoding aldo/keto reductase yields MEYRYLGASGFRVPVLSFGTGTFGGQGALFSAWGSTDVAEARRLVDVCLDAGLNMFDSADVYSKGAAEEILGEAIKGRPRDALIISTKATFRFGDGENQVGSSRHHLINAVDAALKRLGTDYIDLFQLHGFDARPPVEEVLSTLDTLVKAGKIRYLGVSNFSGWHLMKSLAAADRHGWSRYVAHQAYYSLVGRDYEWELMPLAADQGVGAVVWSPLGWGRLTGKIRRGQPLPENSRLQSQTANDAGPQVDMEYLYDVVDALDEVAQETGRSIPQVALNWLLQRPTVSTVVIGARNEEQLKQNLGAVGWNLTTEQVAKLDAASQRPKPYPYWHQAGFAYRNPTPV; encoded by the coding sequence ATGGAATACCGTTACCTCGGCGCGTCCGGCTTCCGCGTGCCCGTCCTCTCCTTCGGCACCGGCACCTTCGGTGGCCAGGGTGCGTTGTTCAGTGCCTGGGGCAGCACCGACGTGGCCGAGGCGCGCCGACTGGTCGATGTATGCCTCGACGCGGGCCTGAACATGTTCGACAGCGCCGATGTCTATTCGAAGGGCGCTGCGGAGGAAATCCTTGGCGAGGCGATCAAGGGCAGGCCGCGTGATGCGCTGATCATTTCCACCAAGGCGACTTTCCGCTTCGGCGACGGTGAGAACCAGGTCGGTTCCTCGCGCCACCACCTGATCAACGCCGTCGACGCCGCACTCAAGCGCCTGGGCACCGACTACATCGACCTGTTCCAGCTGCACGGCTTCGATGCGCGTCCGCCGGTGGAAGAAGTGCTGTCCACGCTCGACACGCTGGTGAAGGCGGGCAAGATCCGCTACCTGGGCGTGTCCAATTTCTCCGGTTGGCACCTGATGAAATCGCTCGCCGCCGCCGACCGCCATGGCTGGTCGCGCTACGTGGCGCACCAGGCGTACTACTCGCTGGTCGGCCGCGACTACGAATGGGAGCTGATGCCGCTGGCCGCCGACCAGGGCGTCGGCGCCGTGGTGTGGAGTCCGCTGGGCTGGGGCCGCCTGACCGGCAAGATCCGCCGCGGCCAGCCGCTGCCCGAGAACAGCCGCCTGCAATCGCAGACGGCGAACGATGCCGGCCCGCAGGTGGACATGGAATATCTGTACGACGTGGTCGACGCACTGGACGAGGTCGCACAGGAAACCGGCCGGTCGATCCCGCAGGTTGCCTTGAACTGGCTGCTGCAGCGTCCCACCGTGAGCACCGTGGTGATCGGCGCGCGCAACGAGGAACAGCTGAAGCAGAATCTCGGCGCGGTCGGCTGGAACCTGACCACGGAGCAGGTAGCCAAGCTGGATGCGGCGAGCCAGCGCCCGAAGCCGTATCCGTACTGGCACCAGGCCGGCTTCGCCTACCGCAATCCCACGCCGGTCTGA
- a CDS encoding SDR family oxidoreductase, with amino-acid sequence MSGIEGKVIAITGASSGIGEAAARELARRGARVVLGARRNGRLEQLVAEIEGAGGTARQRALDVTRLDDMEAFVEFATAEFGRLDVIVNNAGVMPLSPLAALKIDEWNQMIDVNLRGVLHGIAAALPVMQTQGGGQIINIASTAGHRVWPSASVYCATKHAVIALSEGLRQEHDNLRVTVVSPGVTTSELAETISDPGIKMWIEDFRQVAIPAEAIARAIAYAVEQPDDVDVSEIIVRPAASPN; translated from the coding sequence ATGTCCGGAATCGAAGGAAAAGTCATCGCCATCACCGGTGCCAGCAGCGGCATCGGCGAAGCCGCCGCACGTGAACTCGCGCGCCGTGGCGCCCGCGTCGTGCTCGGCGCGCGCCGTAACGGCAGGCTCGAACAGCTGGTCGCAGAGATAGAAGGGGCTGGCGGCACCGCCCGCCAGCGTGCGCTCGACGTCACCCGCCTGGACGACATGGAGGCGTTCGTCGAATTCGCCACGGCGGAATTCGGCCGCCTCGACGTGATCGTCAACAATGCCGGCGTCATGCCGCTGTCGCCGCTGGCCGCGCTGAAGATCGACGAATGGAACCAGATGATCGACGTCAACCTCCGCGGCGTGCTGCACGGCATCGCGGCGGCGCTGCCGGTGATGCAGACGCAGGGCGGCGGACAGATCATCAACATCGCCTCCACGGCAGGCCACCGCGTATGGCCCAGCGCCTCGGTTTACTGCGCCACCAAGCACGCCGTGATCGCGCTGTCCGAAGGCCTGCGACAGGAACACGACAACCTGCGCGTCACGGTGGTGTCGCCGGGCGTGACCACCAGCGAGCTGGCCGAAACCATCAGCGATCCCGGCATCAAGATGTGGATCGAGGACTTCCGCCAGGTCGCGATTCCCGCCGAAGCCATCGCACGCGCCATCGCCTACGCGGTGGAGCAGCCCGACGATGTGGACGTCAGCGAGATCATCGTGCGCCCGGCGGCCAGCCCCAACTGA
- a CDS encoding ATP-binding protein: MKMIQHPIYKIARVQLRRELELHRSGHMVFIIGPSGVGKTTIRRSTLREMFGNPHYWGRGRTPLVEVFATMPSRAYFSSRDLANNLVDELNAPSMEWLLDSGSFAAKECSVLRSELAECKAIWHAVPRKRVTEAETWQAFRAGSGARGCRYVSIDQVTALLVNHRDTSPADHTLHLMSLGESTGLMFIMTGVYQAARLWDIHSELRRRVSVIWVPPYSDKRAEDRVSFSRFLKTVGARSPLICDAILINMAPEILAATAGVVGEVLQLVDRATKRAIDEGAPKLLRRHLSLSYYNDSDLSSLWRDVNEFERVMKAGSVKERSSLVRARWKIAQETVDP; the protein is encoded by the coding sequence ATGAAGATGATTCAGCATCCTATCTACAAGATTGCGAGAGTGCAGTTACGGCGTGAGTTAGAACTTCACCGCTCAGGACACATGGTCTTCATCATTGGGCCATCTGGCGTGGGAAAGACGACGATCCGCCGATCGACTCTACGCGAGATGTTCGGTAATCCACACTACTGGGGGAGAGGTCGCACGCCACTTGTCGAAGTTTTTGCAACGATGCCGAGCCGGGCCTACTTTAGTTCTCGAGATCTGGCGAACAACTTGGTTGACGAGCTGAATGCGCCAAGTATGGAATGGCTACTTGATTCGGGATCTTTCGCGGCGAAAGAGTGTTCGGTGTTGCGTAGCGAGCTAGCCGAATGCAAAGCGATTTGGCATGCAGTTCCACGCAAGCGAGTCACCGAGGCGGAGACGTGGCAAGCTTTCCGAGCTGGTTCAGGTGCTCGCGGATGCCGCTACGTCTCCATTGATCAAGTGACCGCACTTCTGGTGAATCACCGAGATACCTCTCCGGCAGACCATACGCTGCACCTCATGTCTCTGGGAGAATCTACAGGCTTGATGTTCATCATGACGGGCGTGTATCAAGCAGCTCGACTTTGGGATATCCACTCGGAACTACGTCGTCGCGTAAGCGTGATTTGGGTTCCTCCCTACAGTGACAAGCGAGCTGAAGATCGAGTTTCATTCTCCCGGTTTCTGAAGACCGTGGGAGCCAGGTCGCCCTTGATCTGTGACGCCATTCTTATCAACATGGCGCCGGAGATCCTTGCTGCGACGGCAGGTGTGGTTGGTGAAGTTTTGCAGCTGGTCGACCGTGCAACCAAGAGGGCTATAGATGAAGGTGCGCCCAAGCTTCTGAGGCGACACTTGAGCTTGTCGTACTACAACGATTCGGATTTGAGTTCGCTTTGGCGAGATGTGAACGAGTTTGAGCGAGTGATGAAAGCTGGAAGCGTGAAGGAACGATCATCACTCGTTCGTGCCCGATGGAAGATCGCTCAGGAAACGGTAGATCCATGA
- a CDS encoding AbiV family abortive infection protein, protein MRQLSKSTLISLSRAALENAEALVGEAEVLLKSENFARAYFLAVAGIEEIGKSALAFNAAGRNLDDPRVAKAVREKLLDHKSKIISAFGPSLYLTKKDSLEEAIEASMELIGALRRGREPSMYTEILHDGTVRSPLDVVRPVASRDSVRLAQHCLHRARAHLTGEKPPTTSVANDFFYTQSTSKVKQLMEHPDFSAFYLERIKGGDTDLEEAIYAFATRPAA, encoded by the coding sequence ATGAGACAGCTCAGCAAATCGACACTCATATCGCTATCTAGGGCGGCACTCGAGAACGCCGAAGCTTTAGTTGGTGAAGCAGAAGTACTGCTAAAGAGCGAGAACTTTGCAAGAGCCTACTTTCTAGCAGTGGCTGGCATCGAAGAGATCGGGAAATCTGCACTGGCATTTAATGCGGCCGGACGAAACCTCGACGACCCGCGCGTAGCTAAAGCTGTCCGGGAGAAGCTCCTAGATCACAAGTCCAAGATCATCTCTGCATTCGGCCCTTCGCTGTACCTCACCAAGAAGGATAGTTTAGAGGAGGCCATTGAAGCTTCAATGGAGCTCATTGGCGCTCTACGACGGGGCCGGGAGCCATCCATGTACACGGAGATACTTCATGACGGCACCGTAAGATCCCCTCTCGATGTCGTTCGACCAGTTGCCTCACGCGACTCGGTCAGGCTTGCGCAGCACTGTTTGCATCGTGCAAGGGCCCACCTTACTGGTGAGAAGCCGCCTACAACCTCTGTCGCCAATGACTTCTTCTACACTCAATCCACCAGCAAAGTTAAGCAACTAATGGAGCACCCAGACTTTTCTGCGTTTTATCTTGAGCGGATAAAGGGCGGGGATACCGATCTTGAAGAGGCCATCTATGCCTTTGCTACGCGGCCTGCCGCCTAA
- a CDS encoding response regulator, with protein sequence MLVVCDSNSDRRLLAEMIMQQVALEVATSNIEAAYQQAEAIKPSVLVLAFHDLDEAESWYLGLFRASAQLASLRHKAVVLCKRADAVRAFHLCKDKRFDDYVVFWPISDDPRRLGMAVIAAVRALQESSAWNSRISGIAANARHMAQLEQAVLDTLAAGDRAMGDVSRRLHGAGDGMQAFVEGLSGTLPAQSYDAARALLTQIRECGDLAEVAAWVTALKAHLESHIGHARAISAQTRHVEPEVLVVDDDEFQHRMIGHLLADAGLRLSYAKSASEAILLLRGWRPDLILVDFGLPDTDGIELIKIVKANSELAGVPIILITGNSTREVAVESIKLGAVDFMVKPFDRNRLLSSIKKHIAMA encoded by the coding sequence GTGCTGGTCGTCTGCGATTCGAATTCCGACCGCCGCCTGCTGGCCGAGATGATCATGCAGCAGGTCGCGCTTGAGGTGGCCACGTCGAACATCGAGGCCGCCTACCAGCAGGCCGAAGCCATCAAGCCGAGCGTGCTGGTGCTGGCATTCCATGATCTCGACGAGGCGGAGAGCTGGTACCTGGGGCTGTTCCGGGCATCGGCGCAGCTGGCGTCGCTGCGGCACAAGGCGGTCGTTCTGTGCAAGCGCGCCGACGCCGTGCGCGCCTTTCATCTCTGCAAGGACAAGCGCTTCGACGATTACGTCGTCTTCTGGCCGATCAGCGACGACCCTCGGCGGCTGGGCATGGCGGTCATCGCCGCCGTGCGCGCGCTCCAGGAATCGAGTGCATGGAACTCGCGCATTTCCGGCATCGCGGCCAACGCCCGCCACATGGCGCAACTGGAGCAGGCCGTCCTGGACACCTTAGCCGCTGGCGACAGGGCAATGGGGGATGTCTCGCGCAGGCTGCACGGTGCCGGCGACGGCATGCAGGCGTTCGTCGAGGGGCTATCCGGCACGCTGCCCGCCCAGTCCTACGACGCGGCACGCGCGCTGCTGACACAGATCCGCGAGTGCGGGGACCTGGCCGAAGTAGCGGCGTGGGTGACGGCCCTGAAGGCGCATCTGGAAAGTCATATCGGCCATGCCCGTGCCATATCCGCGCAGACACGGCATGTAGAGCCCGAGGTGCTGGTGGTCGACGACGACGAATTCCAGCATCGCATGATCGGTCACCTGCTGGCCGACGCGGGATTGCGATTGAGCTACGCCAAGAGTGCGTCGGAGGCCATCCTGCTGCTTAGGGGCTGGCGGCCCGATCTGATCCTGGTAGATTTCGGGCTTCCCGACACGGATGGCATCGAGCTGATAAAGATCGTGAAGGCGAACAGCGAACTCGCCGGGGTCCCCATCATTCTGATCACCGGTAACAGCACGCGCGAGGTGGCGGTCGAGAGCATCAAGCTGGGCGCGGTGGACTTCATGGTGAAACCCTTCGACCGCAACCGCCTGCTTTCAAGCATCAAGAAACACATCGCGATGGCGTGA
- a CDS encoding EAL domain-containing response regulator, with the protein MEIVVVDDDRITLRVVEMQLRNLGLRAQGIDTIRVYDDAASALESLAQTHDRVAVVVCDLQMPGMDGVEFIRNIASLGYSGGLLLFSAEETAIVGSARELAMAHGLCVGPALHKPVYPNELELALRDVLRMSAASASTRKPLELYESELDQVAVENVEPWYQPKIDLRTLEVVGFEALARWRSETHGILTPGNLATTQRYAAHMKEVSSTVLITAISDLAEWAGRGHPWTVSVNVTAELLADIRLTESIVALASRFQAPLENLTLEITEQEAFVQPSAQLDTANRLRLRKISLSIDDFGTGHSSLANLRDLPFDELKIDRSFVAGAARNERGRKILQSTLALAADLGMTTVAEGVETEEEFHLVRELGAAQAQGYYFSPALPIDEVIPWTRAWDGPSRLRGVGEARGD; encoded by the coding sequence ATGGAGATAGTGGTGGTCGACGACGACCGCATCACCCTTCGCGTGGTCGAGATGCAGCTGAGGAACCTGGGGCTGCGTGCGCAGGGCATCGACACGATCCGTGTCTACGACGATGCCGCCAGCGCGCTGGAGTCCCTGGCCCAGACCCACGACCGGGTCGCCGTCGTGGTCTGCGACCTGCAGATGCCGGGAATGGATGGCGTGGAGTTCATCCGCAACATCGCCTCGCTGGGCTATTCCGGCGGGCTGCTGCTGTTCTCGGCGGAGGAGACGGCCATCGTGGGGTCGGCCCGGGAGCTGGCGATGGCGCACGGGCTGTGCGTAGGTCCCGCGCTGCACAAGCCGGTCTATCCCAATGAGCTGGAGCTGGCGCTGCGCGATGTCCTTCGCATGTCCGCCGCATCGGCTTCCACCCGCAAGCCTCTGGAACTGTACGAGTCCGAGCTCGACCAGGTGGCGGTGGAGAACGTCGAGCCCTGGTACCAGCCCAAGATCGACCTCAGGACCCTGGAGGTCGTCGGCTTCGAGGCGCTCGCGCGCTGGCGGAGCGAGACGCACGGGATCCTGACGCCGGGCAATCTGGCGACGACGCAGCGCTATGCCGCCCACATGAAGGAGGTGTCCAGCACGGTGTTGATCACCGCCATCTCCGATCTCGCCGAATGGGCGGGGCGCGGCCATCCCTGGACGGTGTCCGTCAACGTCACCGCCGAACTGCTGGCCGACATCAGGCTTACGGAGTCCATCGTTGCGCTGGCCTCGCGCTTCCAGGCGCCGCTGGAGAACCTCACCCTGGAAATCACCGAACAAGAGGCGTTCGTGCAGCCGAGCGCCCAGCTGGATACCGCGAACCGCTTGAGGCTGCGGAAGATCTCGCTGTCGATCGACGACTTCGGCACCGGTCACTCTTCGCTCGCCAATCTCCGCGACCTGCCGTTCGACGAGCTCAAGATCGACCGCAGCTTCGTCGCAGGCGCGGCCAGGAACGAGCGTGGCCGCAAGATCCTGCAATCCACCCTGGCACTGGCCGCGGACCTGGGCATGACCACGGTGGCCGAAGGCGTGGAGACGGAAGAGGAGTTCCACCTGGTGCGCGAGCTGGGCGCAGCCCAGGCGCAGGGGTACTACTTCTCGCCCGCGCTGCCCATCGACGAAGTGATTCCATGGACGCGCGCGTGGGACGGCCCCTCGCGGCTGCGCGGCGTGGGCGAGGCACGCGGGGACTGA